A window of the Lactuca sativa cultivar Salinas chromosome 5, Lsat_Salinas_v11, whole genome shotgun sequence genome harbors these coding sequences:
- the LOC111915099 gene encoding putative uridine kinase C227.14 isoform X1 has protein sequence MDVSSFSTSPRRCCLPSSAVDMVVLKKHGVSQCYQGSVPMLGNKSRPQPSLNQSLLLRHKKYPVQVLCSQKKDIPIVEARTMDEIYDTLAERVVPTAASGTNTSAIHIVGLAGPPGAGKTTIASEVAKRVNKLWPQKSCAFDSQVQPPQIAVVLPMDGFHLYRHQLDSMEDPKEAHARRGAPWTFNPELFLKCLKRLREQGSVYAPSFDHGVGDPVEDDIFINVQHKVVIVEGNYLLLEDGTWKEIASMLDEKWFVDVDIDIAMERVLKRHISTGNTPEFAKQRIEYNDRPNAELIFKSKKKADLIIKSVAL, from the exons ATGGATGTCTCTTCCTTCTCCACGAGCCCAAGGCGATGCTGCCTTCCTTCCTCAG CTGTAGATATGGTGGTGCTCAAGAAACATGGTGTCTCTCAATGCTATCAAGGCTCTGTACCCATGTTGGGTAATAAAAGCAGACCTCAGCCTTCACTAAATCAAAGTCTACTCTTAAGGCATAAGAAGTACCCTGTTCAG GTGTTATGCAGCCAGAAGAAAGACATACCTATAGTAGAGGCTCG GACCATGGATGAAATATATGATACTTTGGCTGAACGTGTGGTGCCAACTGCAGCTTCAGGAACAAATACCAGTGCAAT TCATATTGTGGGATTAGCTGGGCCTCCAGGTGCTGGAAAAACCACTATTGCTTCAGAGGTGGCTAAAAGAGTAAACAAGTTATGGCCTCAAAAATCATGTGCATTTGATTCACAGGTTCAACCTCCACAAATTGCTGTTGTTCTTCCCATGGATGGCTTCCATCTTTATCGCCATCAGCTTGATTCAATGGAG GATCCAAAGGAAGCCCATGCAAGAAGGGGAG CTCCATGGACGTTTAATCCCGAGTTATTCTTAAAATGTCTCAAGAGACTGAGGGAGCAG GGGTCGGTTTATGCTCCATCTTTTGACCATGGTGTTGGAGACCCGGTTGAAGATGATATCTTCATAAATGTTCA GCATAAAGTTGTGATAGTGGAAGGCAATTATCTACTTCTAGAAGATGGTACTTGGAAAGAAATTGCATCAATGTTGGACGAGAAATG GTTTGTAGATGTTGACATTGACATAGCAATGGAACGTGTTTTGAAGAGACATATATCAACTG GCAACACCCCTGAATTCGCCAAACAACGG ATCGAGTACAATGACAGGCCAAATGCAGAACTTATTTTCAAATCCAAGAAAAAAGCTGACTTGATAATCAAGTCAGTTGCTCTTTGA
- the LOC111915099 gene encoding putative uridine kinase C227.14 isoform X2 encodes MDVSSFSTSPRRCCLPSSDMVVLKKHGVSQCYQGSVPMLGNKSRPQPSLNQSLLLRHKKYPVQVLCSQKKDIPIVEARTMDEIYDTLAERVVPTAASGTNTSAIHIVGLAGPPGAGKTTIASEVAKRVNKLWPQKSCAFDSQVQPPQIAVVLPMDGFHLYRHQLDSMEDPKEAHARRGAPWTFNPELFLKCLKRLREQGSVYAPSFDHGVGDPVEDDIFINVQHKVVIVEGNYLLLEDGTWKEIASMLDEKWFVDVDIDIAMERVLKRHISTGNTPEFAKQRIEYNDRPNAELIFKSKKKADLIIKSVAL; translated from the exons ATGGATGTCTCTTCCTTCTCCACGAGCCCAAGGCGATGCTGCCTTCCTTCCTCAG ATATGGTGGTGCTCAAGAAACATGGTGTCTCTCAATGCTATCAAGGCTCTGTACCCATGTTGGGTAATAAAAGCAGACCTCAGCCTTCACTAAATCAAAGTCTACTCTTAAGGCATAAGAAGTACCCTGTTCAG GTGTTATGCAGCCAGAAGAAAGACATACCTATAGTAGAGGCTCG GACCATGGATGAAATATATGATACTTTGGCTGAACGTGTGGTGCCAACTGCAGCTTCAGGAACAAATACCAGTGCAAT TCATATTGTGGGATTAGCTGGGCCTCCAGGTGCTGGAAAAACCACTATTGCTTCAGAGGTGGCTAAAAGAGTAAACAAGTTATGGCCTCAAAAATCATGTGCATTTGATTCACAGGTTCAACCTCCACAAATTGCTGTTGTTCTTCCCATGGATGGCTTCCATCTTTATCGCCATCAGCTTGATTCAATGGAG GATCCAAAGGAAGCCCATGCAAGAAGGGGAG CTCCATGGACGTTTAATCCCGAGTTATTCTTAAAATGTCTCAAGAGACTGAGGGAGCAG GGGTCGGTTTATGCTCCATCTTTTGACCATGGTGTTGGAGACCCGGTTGAAGATGATATCTTCATAAATGTTCA GCATAAAGTTGTGATAGTGGAAGGCAATTATCTACTTCTAGAAGATGGTACTTGGAAAGAAATTGCATCAATGTTGGACGAGAAATG GTTTGTAGATGTTGACATTGACATAGCAATGGAACGTGTTTTGAAGAGACATATATCAACTG GCAACACCCCTGAATTCGCCAAACAACGG ATCGAGTACAATGACAGGCCAAATGCAGAACTTATTTTCAAATCCAAGAAAAAAGCTGACTTGATAATCAAGTCAGTTGCTCTTTGA